Genomic segment of Sulfurirhabdus autotrophica:
TCTATTTTACTGATATGTACAGCACGGGGATTAGCAAGATACTAATGTCCCTAACTATTGGTGATATTTAAAGCGATAATAAGCTCGCTCTTATCCCACATGTCTAAATGCCGGTTTTATTCGCAGCGTTTTTATTGGTTTTGATTTTTTTGTCAGGCGGCCAAGCGTTTTATTCGAGCATGCTGTACTTTCGGTGCCCCGGCTTTGCGTGCCTGCCAGAGGTCGTAGGTGGCTTGTTGTGTAATCCACAAATCTGCGCGGCCTCCATTGTTCACGCCTAACCAGCCTTCAAGACGAAGAGCCATTACCGGTGAGATAGCAGCGCGGCCATTTAATACCCGCGAAAAGGCGGCACGGGTCACGCCAAGCTGGGCGGCGGCTTCGGTTACAGTCAAGTCCAAAGCGGGTAAAATGTCTTCCTTCAGTGTTTCGCCGGGATGAGGTGGGTTATACATTCGGGTCATGTTTAATTTCTCCTAGTGGTAGTCCTGATAATCAACCAGCACGGCATCGCCGCTTTCAAAGACGAAGGTCAAACGCCAGTTTCCGTTTACTCTGACTGAGTAGTGACC
This window contains:
- a CDS encoding HigA family addiction module antitoxin — protein: MTRMYNPPHPGETLKEDILPALDLTVTEAAAQLGVTRAAFSRVLNGRAAISPVMALRLEGWLGVNNGGRADLWITQQATYDLWQARKAGAPKVQHARIKRLAA